In Prevotella sp. oral taxon 475, one DNA window encodes the following:
- a CDS encoding adenine phosphoribosyltransferase yields MNNKLLLDNLRCIPDWPKKGINFRDVTTLFKNPECIKLITDEMYELYKDKGITKIVGIESRGFVMSSALAIRLGAGIVLCRKPGKLPCETVQESYQKEYGTDTIEIHKDAINENDVILLHDDLLATGGTMKAACDLVKKFHPQKVYANFIIELVNENLNGREAFDRDIEISALIQV; encoded by the coding sequence ATGAATAACAAACTATTGCTGGACAATCTGCGTTGCATACCAGATTGGCCGAAGAAAGGGATTAATTTTAGAGATGTAACCACGCTCTTTAAAAACCCAGAGTGTATCAAACTCATCACAGATGAGATGTATGAATTGTACAAAGACAAAGGTATCACGAAGATTGTTGGTATCGAATCGCGCGGATTTGTTATGTCTTCAGCACTCGCTATCCGTTTAGGCGCTGGTATTGTCTTATGTAGAAAGCCCGGAAAGCTACCTTGCGAAACCGTGCAAGAAAGCTACCAAAAGGAGTATGGCACCGATACCATCGAGATTCATAAAGATGCCATCAACGAAAACGACGTCATTCTGCTGCACGACGACCTCCTTGCAACCGGCGGAACCATGAAGGCGGCCTGCGATTTGGTGAAGAAATTTCACCCCCAAAAAGTGTATGCCAACTTTATTATCGAACTGGTGAACGAGAATTTAAATGGTCGTGAGGCTTTCGATCGCGACATCGAGATCTCCGCTCTCATACAAGTGTAA
- a CDS encoding RagB/SusD family nutrient uptake outer membrane protein, whose translation MKHLIVKYRLATCAWLLVALALLGSCRDFLYVEPTNQLSINSYLDVKRLLGGHLRNYVEGSRYLSSAPNVLLAYEGNLITYFYSDDCNLEHYLDNWGGRNNRGDFNNSLEWKHPEIHETIWKTYFQAIGFYNIVLAELNKHRSAVEAENEQVAGEARVMRAFCFFRLLQLFSPYHNNRLGLPLNTDPDKVGTYDASRKSQTENYNFIISELEAVLAYTAQPVKGYSVFYNKTFIHGLLAQVYLYKGDSGAKAEGDYAKASQHAQAVLDAGISADLVKFAAQKGDDFEAIFTKPYAPIVFIYNDGNRLQDIVGNPYYGIPQFPSDDLYALYADNDRRKKLFFESDKSIYRYESDFPYSYFQYTLCSGAEMKLIVAEAEARQGHLSAAQNTLAQFAATRYTAYTAPDNEHLLQTILDERRREFCFEPYMRWLDIHRLEVPVTHRVPSKKGPDKVYRLEKGDFRYTFPLPKNAELKDNDIEQNPGWNNF comes from the coding sequence ATGAAACATTTAATCGTAAAATACCGACTGGCGACGTGTGCTTGGCTGCTCGTTGCACTGGCATTACTGGGTTCGTGCCGCGACTTTCTTTATGTAGAACCCACCAACCAGTTGAGCATCAACAGCTATTTGGACGTGAAACGCCTTCTGGGCGGACATCTACGAAACTATGTAGAAGGTTCGCGCTACCTCTCTTCGGCACCCAATGTGCTGCTCGCTTACGAGGGAAACCTGATTACATACTTCTATTCGGACGATTGCAATCTGGAACATTACCTCGACAACTGGGGCGGACGAAATAACCGCGGAGACTTTAACAACTCGCTGGAATGGAAACATCCCGAGATACATGAGACCATTTGGAAGACTTATTTCCAAGCCATCGGCTTCTATAACATCGTCTTAGCCGAACTGAACAAGCACCGTTCGGCCGTGGAAGCAGAGAACGAGCAAGTGGCCGGAGAAGCTCGTGTGATGCGTGCGTTCTGCTTTTTCAGACTGTTGCAGCTCTTCTCGCCCTATCATAACAACCGATTGGGTCTGCCGCTCAACACCGATCCCGACAAAGTAGGTACGTATGATGCCTCACGAAAATCGCAAACGGAGAACTACAATTTCATTATTTCCGAGCTGGAAGCAGTCTTGGCCTACACTGCACAGCCCGTTAAAGGCTATAGTGTGTTCTACAACAAGACCTTCATTCACGGTCTTCTGGCGCAGGTTTATCTCTATAAAGGCGACTCGGGAGCCAAAGCCGAGGGTGATTATGCCAAGGCTTCGCAGCATGCACAGGCTGTGTTGGATGCCGGTATCAGTGCCGATTTGGTGAAGTTTGCAGCACAAAAGGGCGACGATTTCGAAGCCATCTTCACCAAACCCTATGCCCCGATTGTCTTTATCTACAATGATGGCAACAGATTGCAGGACATTGTGGGCAATCCTTACTATGGCATTCCGCAGTTTCCATCAGACGATCTCTATGCGCTTTATGCCGATAACGACCGCCGCAAGAAGCTTTTCTTCGAGAGCGACAAGAGCATCTATCGCTACGAGAGCGACTTCCCGTATTCTTATTTCCAGTATACGCTCTGTTCAGGAGCCGAGATGAAACTCATCGTTGCTGAGGCTGAAGCCCGCCAAGGCCATCTTTCTGCGGCGCAAAACACGCTGGCCCAGTTTGCCGCTACACGTTACACCGCCTATACGGCACCAGATAACGAGCACCTGTTGCAGACCATTCTCGACGAGCGTCGCCGCGAATTCTGCTTCGAGCCCTACATGCGCTGGCTCGACATCCACCGTTTAGAGGTGCCCGTAACCCACCGTGTGCCCAGCAAAAAGGGACCGGACAAGGTGTATCGGCTCGAGAAAGGCGACTTTAGATACACCTTTCCGCTGCCCAAAAACGCAGAGTTGAAAGACAACGACATTGAACAAAATCCTGGTTGGAATAACTTTTAA
- the mnmG gene encoding tRNA uridine-5-carboxymethylaminomethyl(34) synthesis enzyme MnmG produces MNFNYDVLVIGGGHAGCEAATAAANLGAKTCLVTMDMNKLAQMSCNPAIGGIAKGQIVREIDALGGHMGMVTDATSIQFRMLNRGKGPAVWSPRAQCDRGKFIWKWREVLDKTPLLDIWQDQADELLVKDGEAIGVKTVWGATFYAKSIIVTAGTFLNGLMHVGKIRIPGGRCAEPAVYRFSESIARHGIRVGRMKTGTPVRIDARSVHFEDLERQEGETDFHQFSYMGTPRALQQLPCWTCYTTPEAHETLRKGLAESPLFNGQIQSTGPRYCPSIETKLVTFPDKDQHSLFLEPEGENTTEMYLNGFSSSMPMEVQLNALKKIPALREAKAYRPGYAIEYDYFDPTQLAHSLESEVVKGLFFAGQVNGTTGYEEAGGQGLVAGINAALRCHDTAPFVMARDESYIGVLIDDLTTKGVDEPYRMFTSRAEYRILLRQDDADARLTERSYALGLATRSRYDHWNEKKEAIGRIIDFCNTTSVKPKEINTALEQIGTTPLHESCKVADLIARPQIGLTILAEILPELNAVVNKPTNRKDEIIEAAEIKMKYKGYIERERIVANKMHRLEDIKIKGHFNYAELHEISTEGRQKLERINPETLAQASRIPGVSPSDINVLLVLMNR; encoded by the coding sequence ATGAATTTCAACTACGATGTGCTCGTCATCGGCGGTGGTCATGCCGGCTGCGAAGCCGCAACGGCAGCTGCTAACTTAGGGGCCAAGACGTGCCTGGTGACCATGGACATGAACAAACTGGCACAAATGAGCTGCAATCCGGCCATAGGCGGCATCGCTAAGGGGCAGATTGTACGTGAAATCGACGCTTTGGGAGGACACATGGGCATGGTGACCGATGCCACATCGATACAGTTTCGGATGCTCAACCGAGGCAAAGGACCCGCCGTTTGGAGCCCAAGGGCGCAGTGCGATCGAGGGAAATTCATTTGGAAATGGCGCGAAGTGCTCGACAAAACTCCTCTTCTCGACATCTGGCAAGACCAAGCCGACGAGCTCTTAGTGAAAGACGGCGAGGCCATTGGCGTGAAAACGGTGTGGGGAGCTACGTTCTACGCAAAGAGTATCATTGTTACGGCAGGCACTTTTCTCAATGGTTTGATGCACGTGGGCAAGATCCGGATTCCCGGAGGCCGATGTGCAGAACCTGCTGTCTATCGTTTCAGCGAGAGCATTGCCCGCCATGGCATCCGAGTAGGCCGTATGAAGACGGGCACTCCGGTGCGTATCGATGCCCGCAGCGTACACTTCGAAGACCTGGAACGGCAGGAGGGAGAAACCGATTTCCATCAGTTCAGCTACATGGGCACACCTCGCGCCCTGCAACAACTGCCCTGCTGGACCTGCTACACCACCCCCGAAGCACACGAAACCTTAAGAAAAGGATTGGCAGAATCGCCCCTTTTCAACGGACAAATTCAGAGCACAGGCCCTCGCTACTGCCCTTCCATCGAAACAAAACTCGTCACCTTCCCCGATAAAGACCAACATTCGCTCTTTCTCGAACCCGAGGGAGAGAACACCACAGAGATGTATCTCAACGGATTTTCCTCGAGTATGCCCATGGAAGTGCAACTCAACGCTCTGAAAAAGATACCGGCTCTGCGCGAGGCAAAGGCCTATCGCCCAGGCTATGCCATAGAATACGACTACTTCGATCCCACCCAATTGGCGCATTCTCTTGAGTCGGAAGTAGTGAAAGGCTTATTCTTTGCGGGACAAGTGAATGGCACTACAGGCTACGAAGAGGCCGGAGGACAAGGCCTTGTGGCAGGTATCAACGCAGCATTGCGCTGCCATGACACTGCACCCTTTGTGATGGCACGAGACGAAAGCTATATTGGCGTCCTCATAGACGACCTGACAACGAAAGGCGTCGACGAGCCTTACCGCATGTTTACCTCAAGAGCCGAATACCGAATTCTGCTCCGACAGGATGATGCAGACGCCCGTTTAACCGAACGTTCCTATGCTTTGGGCCTGGCAACACGCAGTCGCTACGACCACTGGAACGAGAAAAAAGAAGCCATCGGAAGAATCATCGATTTTTGTAACACCACTTCGGTGAAACCGAAAGAAATCAATACAGCCCTCGAACAGATAGGAACCACTCCGCTACACGAGAGCTGTAAGGTGGCCGATCTTATCGCTCGGCCGCAAATCGGCTTAACAATACTCGCCGAGATACTGCCCGAACTGAACGCCGTTGTTAACAAACCGACCAACAGAAAAGACGAAATCATCGAGGCAGCAGAGATCAAAATGAAGTATAAAGGCTATATAGAACGCGAGCGTATCGTAGCCAACAAGATGCACAGACTGGAAGACATTAAGATAAAAGGGCACTTTAATTATGCCGAATTACATGAAATTTCCACCGAAGGACGGCAGAAATTAGAGCGAATCAACCCAGAAACGCTCGCCCAGGCCTCACGAATCCCTGGCGTTTCTCCCAGTGACATCAACGTATTATTAGTTTTGATGAATCGATAA
- a CDS encoding SusC/RagA family TonB-linked outer membrane protein, with the protein MRRNDCSLFGGWKTNALALCCLCLPLNFAPQAAYAAHDVRQASPEKVVVRGVVVDVNGEPIIGAVVRVTGSALLTATDKTGAFALEGVPLKALLEVSFLGMKTATVPNEGKPLNIVLEEADNSIGEVVVTGYQDVRRPRMTGSVSVIKSSDIAKMDVRSMDQVLRGTMSGVVTSYNGRPGADATIRVRGANSITGSTDPIWIVDGMPLNGMAPSVSNSSDLQRLVTQTGIGDIPPSDIESITVLKDAAATAIYGARAANGVIVVKTKSGREGKPSYNASLYFGVTERPYSNIRMMNTDEKIDFEREMFLDGEFDRVGRVSSLLNRVKNGALTQAEADREIAALRGIHTDWFRVLYRLASTQQANLSLSGGSKRTQFYNSFTLLNQNGTELNNNYKRITFSSKLYHHFSSRLTLQTILAATYRTDRHTASYISPMEYAYYANPYETPDGYDQSWDMTLSRIRPGLRWETLNMRREMMENQQSKRYLGASLNVKLMWQMPVPGLVYSSQASFSLSSSSSRREEGAGTYTNMRNNWEAKYISGNEVLPSHVLGSLREGHYNTDALTWRNMLSYAKDFGAQHGIELIAGQEITSNMNYSSYNYSPQFDRVHRIVGFPQVPKGTDMNTFPFDDLGGTAKYQSKMSSFFANGTYSFADRYVLNASARYDGADIIGNQNQFTPLWNVSARWNIYKEKFVKTDFINFLSLRMGYGYTGSIDYNALPFVTMTLSDTRPYGGLVVPTSYTKANPNIKWQTKKDFNIGLESTLWDNRIVLNINYYNNKVIDLLDHRSLPYSSGMGSIKQNVANLVNRGWEFDLGITPLRLRDFEWVLRGNISFNKNIVTKTFYNNLAEVPKNNVTLARSGNVYVKDYAVGAWFGYRFAGINPADGHTLAYAADGSKVDMDLLNNATLKLKTPPMSYLGESIPTTTGGFSTDVRWRDFELTASFEFQAGHLIPSVASQMGQDAYNSHNRYVAAKYRWRAPGDVSEFPEINNNNMAYNQYRFDVSLEKGDYLRCNHLSLGYRLRENLCRMLALRSARVALSVSNLFTLTSFTGIDPASMGSLSYPSTRTYSLTLNVGF; encoded by the coding sequence ATGAGAAGGAATGATTGTTCTTTATTTGGCGGATGGAAAACCAATGCTTTGGCACTGTGCTGCCTTTGTTTACCTCTGAATTTTGCTCCGCAAGCGGCTTATGCTGCGCATGATGTACGCCAGGCAAGCCCTGAAAAGGTGGTGGTCCGGGGGGTGGTTGTCGACGTAAACGGTGAGCCTATCATAGGGGCCGTGGTGCGTGTGACGGGTTCGGCCCTGCTGACGGCTACCGATAAAACGGGTGCTTTTGCCTTAGAGGGCGTGCCGTTGAAAGCCTTGTTGGAGGTGTCTTTTCTCGGAATGAAGACGGCCACGGTGCCTAACGAGGGCAAACCGCTGAACATTGTGCTCGAAGAGGCCGACAATAGCATCGGCGAAGTGGTGGTGACGGGCTATCAGGATGTGCGTCGTCCGCGAATGACGGGATCGGTATCGGTCATCAAAAGTTCGGACATCGCCAAGATGGATGTACGCTCGATGGACCAGGTTTTGCGTGGAACGATGTCGGGTGTGGTGACTTCTTACAACGGAAGGCCGGGTGCTGATGCCACGATACGTGTGCGTGGAGCCAACTCTATCACGGGAAGCACCGACCCGATATGGATTGTCGACGGGATGCCGCTTAACGGAATGGCTCCCAGTGTGAGCAATAGCAGCGACCTGCAACGCCTTGTCACGCAGACGGGAATCGGCGATATACCGCCCAGTGACATTGAGTCGATTACCGTTCTCAAAGATGCCGCCGCCACTGCGATATATGGAGCACGCGCTGCTAACGGTGTGATTGTGGTGAAAACCAAAAGTGGGCGCGAGGGAAAGCCCAGCTACAATGCCTCGCTTTACTTCGGAGTGACGGAGCGTCCCTATAGCAATATCCGCATGATGAACACCGACGAGAAGATAGACTTTGAACGAGAGATGTTTCTCGACGGAGAGTTCGACCGCGTGGGACGGGTCTCTTCGCTGCTCAACCGTGTGAAGAACGGGGCTCTTACACAGGCTGAGGCCGACCGGGAGATAGCTGCCCTGCGGGGAATTCACACCGATTGGTTCCGCGTGCTCTATCGGTTGGCCAGCACGCAACAGGCCAATCTCAGTCTGTCGGGCGGCTCGAAACGCACGCAATTCTACAATTCGTTCACCCTTCTCAATCAGAATGGTACCGAACTCAATAACAACTATAAGCGCATCACTTTCAGTAGTAAGCTCTATCATCACTTTTCCAGTAGGCTGACGCTGCAAACTATCCTCGCCGCTACCTATCGCACCGACCGCCATACGGCTTCGTATATCTCGCCGATGGAGTATGCCTACTATGCTAACCCCTATGAAACGCCCGACGGATACGACCAAAGCTGGGACATGACGCTAAGCCGTATCCGGCCAGGACTGCGCTGGGAGACGCTCAACATGCGACGGGAGATGATGGAAAACCAACAATCTAAACGCTATTTGGGGGCTTCGCTCAACGTGAAACTCATGTGGCAGATGCCCGTTCCGGGATTGGTCTACAGTTCGCAAGCCTCGTTTTCGCTCTCCAGCTCTTCTTCCCGACGCGAAGAAGGGGCCGGTACTTACACCAATATGCGCAACAACTGGGAAGCGAAATATATCTCGGGTAACGAGGTTTTGCCCAGTCATGTGTTGGGTTCGCTGCGCGAAGGCCACTACAACACCGATGCTCTGACCTGGCGAAACATGCTTTCTTATGCCAAAGATTTCGGTGCACAACATGGCATCGAGCTGATTGCGGGGCAGGAAATCACGTCGAACATGAACTATAGCTCGTATAATTATTCGCCGCAGTTCGACCGTGTGCACCGCATTGTGGGCTTTCCGCAGGTGCCGAAGGGCACGGATATGAACACGTTTCCTTTCGACGACCTGGGCGGAACGGCTAAATATCAGTCGAAAATGTCGTCGTTCTTCGCCAACGGAACCTATTCTTTTGCCGACCGCTACGTGCTCAATGCTTCGGCAAGATACGATGGGGCCGACATCATTGGCAATCAAAACCAATTCACTCCCTTGTGGAATGTGTCGGCAAGATGGAATATCTATAAGGAGAAATTCGTTAAAACCGATTTCATTAACTTCCTTTCGCTGCGCATGGGCTATGGCTATACGGGCAGTATCGACTATAATGCGCTGCCGTTTGTCACGATGACGCTCAGCGATACCCGACCTTATGGCGGATTGGTGGTACCTACTTCCTACACCAAAGCGAATCCTAACATCAAGTGGCAGACAAAGAAAGACTTCAATATCGGTCTTGAATCGACGCTGTGGGACAACCGAATCGTTCTGAATATCAACTATTATAACAACAAAGTCATTGATTTGCTCGACCATCGGTCGCTGCCTTATTCGTCGGGAATGGGCTCAATCAAGCAGAATGTGGCCAATTTGGTGAATCGTGGATGGGAATTTGATCTCGGGATAACTCCTCTCAGACTGCGCGATTTCGAATGGGTGTTGCGCGGAAACATCAGCTTTAATAAGAATATCGTCACGAAAACGTTCTACAACAACTTGGCAGAGGTGCCCAAAAACAACGTTACCCTGGCGCGAAGCGGTAATGTTTATGTGAAAGATTACGCCGTAGGTGCTTGGTTTGGATATAGATTTGCAGGCATCAATCCTGCCGATGGACACACCCTTGCCTATGCTGCGGATGGCTCGAAGGTGGACATGGACTTGCTCAACAATGCGACCTTGAAACTGAAAACACCGCCGATGAGCTATCTGGGAGAGTCGATTCCCACCACGACGGGTGGCTTTTCTACCGACGTAAGATGGCGCGATTTCGAGCTGACAGCCAGTTTTGAGTTCCAAGCCGGCCATCTTATCCCCTCTGTTGCCTCGCAAATGGGGCAGGATGCATACAACTCTCACAATCGATATGTAGCTGCAAAGTATCGTTGGAGAGCACCGGGCGATGTGTCTGAGTTCCCCGAAATTAATAACAACAACATGGCTTACAATCAGTATCGCTTTGATGTCTCGCTGGAAAAGGGCGACTATTTGCGTTGCAATCACCTCAGTCTGGGCTACCGTCTCCGGGAAAACCTCTGCCGGATGCTGGCCTTGCGCAGTGCGAGAGTAGCTCTATCGGTGAGCAATCTCTTCACCCTGACGAGCTTTACAGGCATTGATCCGGCTTCGATGGGCAGCCTTTCTTATCCTTCTACACGCACTTACAGTCTCACGTTGAACGTGGGATTCTAA
- the uvrC gene encoding excinuclease ABC subunit UvrC, with amino-acid sequence MTKEENEKRLERLKSIVASLPDKPGSYQFYDSEHTIIYVGKAKNLKSRVSTYFHKEVDRLKTKILVSKIHDISYTVVNTEEDALLLENSLIKKYNPRYNVLLKDGKTYPSICITNELLPRIFKTRKIDKRMGSFYGPYSHIPTMNALLELIYKLYKPRACLFPITPETIKAHKHKACLKFHLHSCDGPCIGKQSIETYRENIKQAREILKGNTRSVCKMLFEQMQQKAEELKFEEAEELKKKYLLLDNYCAKSEVVSYHIGDLDVFSIVEDDLRHTAFINYLHVKNGTVNQSFTFEFKRKLEEELQDILASAIPEIRERFDSSAKEVLVPFNMEWSLQGVTFTVPTRGDKKRLMELSEMNGKQYQFDRLKQTEKLNPEQRSIRLMKELQAKLRLSKMPYHIECFDNSNLGGTNAVAGCVVFKGMKPSKRDYRKFNIKTVQGPDDYASMQEVVRRRYTRMLEENTPLPDLIITDGGKGQMSVVREVIVDELHLDIPIAGLAKNDRHQTNELLFGFPPEVVGLDVKSELFHVLKLLQDEVHRYAITFHRDKRSKQALHSELDDIKGIGPKTKEVLMKHFKTVRAIKDTDLQTLTAVIGQKKAQFVYSFFHS; translated from the coding sequence ATGACGAAAGAAGAAAACGAAAAACGATTAGAACGACTCAAAAGCATTGTAGCGAGTTTGCCCGACAAGCCCGGCAGTTATCAGTTTTACGATTCGGAACACACCATTATCTATGTAGGGAAGGCGAAGAATCTGAAGAGCCGAGTGTCAACTTACTTTCATAAGGAGGTAGACCGGCTAAAAACAAAAATCCTGGTGAGCAAGATTCACGACATCTCTTACACCGTTGTCAATACCGAAGAGGATGCGTTGCTGCTGGAGAACAGTCTGATCAAGAAGTATAACCCTCGTTACAATGTGCTGTTAAAAGACGGAAAGACCTATCCCAGCATTTGTATCACCAACGAACTCTTACCGCGCATCTTCAAAACCCGGAAGATTGACAAGCGAATGGGTAGCTTTTATGGGCCGTATAGCCACATCCCCACGATGAATGCTCTGCTCGAGCTCATCTATAAGCTGTATAAGCCTCGCGCATGTCTCTTTCCTATCACGCCAGAAACCATCAAAGCACACAAGCACAAGGCTTGTCTTAAATTCCATCTTCACAGCTGCGATGGGCCTTGCATTGGCAAACAAAGCATTGAGACCTATCGAGAGAACATCAAACAGGCACGCGAAATCTTGAAAGGAAACACCCGAAGCGTATGCAAAATGCTGTTCGAGCAGATGCAACAGAAGGCCGAAGAACTGAAATTCGAGGAGGCTGAAGAACTGAAAAAGAAGTATTTGCTTCTCGACAACTATTGCGCCAAGAGCGAAGTGGTGAGCTATCATATCGGCGACTTAGACGTTTTCTCTATCGTAGAGGATGATTTAAGGCATACGGCGTTCATCAATTACCTGCACGTGAAGAACGGAACGGTGAACCAAAGCTTTACCTTCGAATTCAAACGCAAGCTGGAGGAGGAACTTCAAGACATCTTGGCCTCTGCCATCCCCGAGATACGGGAGCGTTTCGACAGTTCTGCCAAAGAGGTTCTTGTGCCTTTCAATATGGAATGGAGCCTGCAAGGGGTGACCTTCACCGTACCCACGCGGGGCGACAAAAAACGTTTGATGGAGCTATCGGAGATGAATGGCAAACAATATCAGTTCGACAGGCTCAAACAAACCGAAAAGCTCAATCCCGAACAGAGGTCTATCCGCCTGATGAAAGAGCTGCAAGCCAAACTCCGCCTGTCCAAGATGCCCTATCACATCGAGTGTTTCGACAACTCGAACTTGGGCGGAACAAATGCCGTGGCGGGCTGTGTAGTCTTCAAAGGGATGAAGCCCAGCAAACGAGATTACCGCAAGTTCAACATCAAAACCGTGCAGGGTCCCGACGATTATGCTTCGATGCAAGAAGTGGTTCGCCGTCGGTACACTCGCATGCTGGAAGAAAACACGCCCCTACCCGACCTCATCATCACCGACGGAGGCAAGGGACAGATGAGCGTTGTGCGCGAGGTGATTGTAGACGAGCTCCACCTCGACATCCCCATTGCCGGACTGGCAAAAAACGATCGCCATCAAACCAACGAGTTGCTCTTCGGTTTTCCACCCGAGGTAGTGGGTCTCGACGTGAAGAGCGAACTGTTCCATGTACTCAAATTGCTGCAAGATGAGGTGCATCGTTACGCCATTACGTTCCATCGAGACAAACGAAGCAAACAGGCCTTACACTCCGAACTGGACGACATCAAAGGCATTGGACCAAAGACAAAAGAGGTCTTGATGAAGCATTTCAAGACAGTGAGGGCCATTAAAGACACTGATTTACAAACTCTTACAGCCGTTATCGGACAGAAAAAGGCTCAATTTGTGTATTCTTTCTTTCATTCTTAA
- the coaD gene encoding pantetheine-phosphate adenylyltransferase: MRTGLFIGSFDPFTLGHDSIVRRALPLFDRLVIGVGVNERKKYMYSAEVRVKTIAQIYAGNNKIEVKAYNDLAVDFAHREGAWFIIKGVRSVKDFEYEREQADINRQIGGIETLFLYAEPRWESVSSSLVRELIHFGRDAKEFLP; the protein is encoded by the coding sequence ATGAGAACAGGACTTTTTATAGGTAGTTTCGACCCTTTTACCCTGGGTCACGATTCGATTGTGCGGCGTGCGCTTCCCCTTTTCGACCGACTTGTCATCGGAGTGGGCGTCAACGAGCGCAAGAAATATATGTATAGTGCCGAGGTTAGGGTGAAAACCATCGCTCAGATTTACGCCGGAAACAACAAAATCGAGGTGAAAGCGTATAACGATTTGGCCGTAGATTTTGCCCATCGGGAGGGTGCATGGTTCATCATTAAAGGTGTGCGGAGCGTGAAAGACTTTGAATACGAACGCGAACAGGCCGACATCAATCGACAGATAGGCGGCATCGAAACCCTTTTTCTTTATGCCGAACCGCGGTGGGAGAGTGTCAGTTCGTCGCTTGTTCGCGAACTCATTCATTTCGGAAGAGACGCAAAAGAGTTTCTTCCCTAA
- the ybeY gene encoding rRNA maturation RNase YbeY codes for MITYNTDGVKMPKIKRRDTSAWIKTVAASYGKRVGEVGYCFVDDEKMLQVNNEYLGHDYYTDVITFDYDEDDTVNGDIFISVDTVRTNAEKFGKTYEDELHRVIIHGILHLCGLNDKAPGERELMEAAENRALALRSASTAKG; via the coding sequence ATGATTACCTATAACACAGACGGCGTGAAGATGCCGAAAATCAAGAGAAGAGACACTTCTGCCTGGATCAAAACCGTGGCTGCCAGTTACGGAAAACGAGTGGGCGAGGTGGGCTATTGCTTTGTCGACGACGAGAAAATGCTCCAAGTAAACAATGAATACCTTGGACACGACTATTATACCGATGTCATCACCTTCGATTACGATGAAGACGACACCGTGAACGGCGACATTTTTATCAGCGTAGACACGGTTCGTACCAACGCAGAGAAGTTTGGCAAGACCTACGAAGACGAGCTTCACCGTGTCATCATCCATGGCATCTTGCATCTTTGTGGGCTTAACGACAAGGCTCCCGGCGAGCGAGAGCTCATGGAAGCGGCCGAAAACCGGGCCCTGGCGCTCAGATCTGCCTCGACCGCCAAGGGTTGA